A section of the Larus michahellis chromosome 1, bLarMic1.1, whole genome shotgun sequence genome encodes:
- the TSPAN33 gene encoding tetraspanin-33 isoform X3 produces MLCGGFLCLWVCFLWFWGIYLCLGLEGGGLEGGDFLEGGDFLEGCHRKPAPPGGDEGKPRQRVRVRCPVYSPGGCSQGTPRAGGGGAHNPPPRPAPQMISMVMVAVGVYARLLKHAEAALACLAVDPAILLVVVGVLTFLITFCGCVGSLRENICLLQTFSICLTIVFLLQLAAGVLGFVFSDKARGKVSEIINGAIVHYRDDLDLQNLIDFGQKEFSCCGGVSYKDWSQNMYFNCTAANPSRERCSVPFSCCLQDAQEAVINTMCGQGMQAMGYLEASAFIYTNGCIDTLVNWIHSNLFLLGGIALGLAVPQLVGILLAQILINQIRDQIKLQLYNQQHRADPWY; encoded by the exons atgctttgtggCGGTTTTTTAtgtctttgggtttgttttttatggttttgggGGATTTATTTATGTTTGGGGTTGGAGGGGGGTGGTTTGGAAGGTGGGGATTTTTTGGAGGGTGGGGATTTTTTGGAGGGATGTCACCGCAAGCCGGCTCCGCCTGGGGGTGACGAGGGGAAACCGAGGCAGCGTGTCCGTGTCCGGTGCCCCGTTTACAGCCcagggggctgcagccaggggacccccagagccgggggggggggggctcacaatccccctccccgtcctgctccACAGATGATCTCAATGGTGATGGTGGCAGTGGGGGTCTACGCCCGGCTACTGAAGCACGCAG AGGCGGCGCTGGCCTGCCTGGCGGTGGACCCTGCCATCCTGCTGGTCGTGGTCGGCGTCCTCACCTTCCTCATCACCTTCTGCGGCTGCGTGGGCTCCTTGCGGGAGAACATCTGCCTGCTCCAGACG TTCTCCATCTGCCTGACCATCGTCTTCCTCCTGCAGCTGGCCGCTGGCGTGCTGGGCTTTGTCTTCTCCGATAAG GCACGCGGGAAGGTCAGCGAGATCATCAACGGTGCCATCGTGCATTACCGGGATGACCTGGACCTGCAGAACCTCATCGACTTTGGGCAGAAGGAG TTCAGCTGCTGCGGCGGCGTCTCCTACAAGGACTGGTCCCAGAACATGTACTTCAACTGCACCGCCGCCAACCCCAGCCGGGAGCGGTGCTCcgtccccttctcctgctgcctgcaggacgcCCAGGAG gctGTCATCAACACCATGTGCGGGCAGGGCATGCAGGCCATGGGCTACCTGGAGGCCAGCGCCTTCATCTACACCAACGGCTGCATCGACACCCTGGTCAACTGGATCCACAGCAACCTCTTCCTGCTGGGGGGCATCGCCCTGGGACTGGCCGTCCCCCAG CTGGTGGGCATCCTGCTGGCTCAGATCCTCATCAACCAGATCAGAGACCAGATCAAGCTCCAGCTCTACAACCAGCAGCACCGGGCAGACCCCTGGTACTGA
- the TSPAN33 gene encoding tetraspanin-33 isoform X1, with the protein MLCGGFLCLWVCFLWFWGIYLCLGLEGGGLEGGDFLEGGDFLEGCHRKPAPPGGDEGKPRQRVRVRCPVYSPGGCSQGTPRAGGGGAHNPPPRPAPQMISMVMVAVGVYARLLKHAEAALACLAVDPAILLVVVGVLTFLITFCGCVGSLRENICLLQTFSICLTIVFLLQLAAGVLGFVFSDKARGKVSEIINGAIVHYRDDLDLQNLIDFGQKEFSCCGGVSYKDWSQNMYFNCTAANPSRERCSVPFSCCLQDAQEPLCVPSLPGCHQHHVRAGHAGHGLPGGQRLHLHQRLHRHPGQLDPQQPLPAGGHRPGTGRPPAGGHPAGSDPHQPDQRPDQAPALQPAAPGRPLVLSPGALWQCQCPSLRLSPQRGSGSGSWDLNSDFPNPGSVGRAEGALLQKREVGVDCGRPHPCAVDALLRRATLGTLCLRQPAREQGCAVLLRPFLGTEPAPVNCCLSVRPSVRPGGPRAGLHLDVLPMSSCAGDLSVRPSVHRAAFARGKAGPRTGDVSPNRWVSPTPLAPLGTSDGFTHQPGAGTITRVAALEEDGPRGCPAQG; encoded by the exons atgctttgtggCGGTTTTTTAtgtctttgggtttgttttttatggttttgggGGATTTATTTATGTTTGGGGTTGGAGGGGGGTGGTTTGGAAGGTGGGGATTTTTTGGAGGGTGGGGATTTTTTGGAGGGATGTCACCGCAAGCCGGCTCCGCCTGGGGGTGACGAGGGGAAACCGAGGCAGCGTGTCCGTGTCCGGTGCCCCGTTTACAGCCcagggggctgcagccaggggacccccagagccgggggggggggggctcacaatccccctccccgtcctgctccACAGATGATCTCAATGGTGATGGTGGCAGTGGGGGTCTACGCCCGGCTACTGAAGCACGCAG AGGCGGCGCTGGCCTGCCTGGCGGTGGACCCTGCCATCCTGCTGGTCGTGGTCGGCGTCCTCACCTTCCTCATCACCTTCTGCGGCTGCGTGGGCTCCTTGCGGGAGAACATCTGCCTGCTCCAGACG TTCTCCATCTGCCTGACCATCGTCTTCCTCCTGCAGCTGGCCGCTGGCGTGCTGGGCTTTGTCTTCTCCGATAAG GCACGCGGGAAGGTCAGCGAGATCATCAACGGTGCCATCGTGCATTACCGGGATGACCTGGACCTGCAGAACCTCATCGACTTTGGGCAGAAGGAG TTCAGCTGCTGCGGCGGCGTCTCCTACAAGGACTGGTCCCAGAACATGTACTTCAACTGCACCGCCGCCAACCCCAGCCGGGAGCGGTGCTCcgtccccttctcctgctgcctgcaggacgcCCAGGAG cccctctgtgtcccctccctcccaggctGTCATCAACACCATGTGCGGGCAGGGCATGCAGGCCATGGGCTACCTGGAGGCCAGCGCCTTCATCTACACCAACGGCTGCATCGACACCCTGGTCAACTGGATCCACAGCAACCTCTTCCTGCTGGGGGGCATCGCCCTGGGACTGGCCGTCCCCCAG CTGGTGGGCATCCTGCTGGCTCAGATCCTCATCAACCAGATCAGAGACCAGATCAAGCTCCAGCTCTACAACCAGCAGCACCGGGCAGACCCCTGGTACTGAGTCCCGGCGCATTGTGGCAGTGCCAGTGTCCATCCCTGCGTCTGTCCCCGCAGCGTGGCAGTGGCTCAGGGAGCTGGGACCTCAACAGTGACTTTCCAAACCCTGGATCCGTAGGAAGAGCCGAAGGGGCTTTGCTGCAAAAGAGGGAGGTTGGAGTGGACTGTGGACGCCCACATCCGTGTGCGGTGGATGCTCTGCTGCGGAGAGCGACGCTGGGGACTCTGTGCCTTCGGCAGCCGGCGCGAGAACAGGGGTGTGCCGTGCTGCTGCGCCCTTTTTTGGGGACCGAACCAGCCCCGGTGaactgctgtctgtctgtccgtccgtccgtccgtcctgGGGGACCGAGAGCTGGTTTGCACTTGGACGTCCTTCCCATGTCTTCTTGTGCTGGAgatctgtctgtccgtccgtccgtgcACCGAGCTGCCTTCGCCCGGGGCAAGGCTGGCCCCAGGACTGGGGATGTCTCCCCCAATCGCTGGGTGTCACCAACCCCGTTGGCTCCACTGGGGACATCCGATGGCTTCACTCACCAGCCGGGAGCAGGAACCATCACCCGTGTGGCCGCCCTGGAAGAAGACGGGCCAAGAGGATGTCCTGCCCAGGGCTGA
- the TSPAN33 gene encoding tetraspanin-33 isoform X4, with product MARRAAGGRGPHGDDFSFVSPAVKYVLFFFNMLFWMISMVMVAVGVYARLLKHAEAALACLAVDPAILLVVVGVLTFLITFCGCVGSLRENICLLQTFSICLTIVFLLQLAAGVLGFVFSDKARGKVSEIINGAIVHYRDDLDLQNLIDFGQKEFSCCGGVSYKDWSQNMYFNCTAANPSRERCSVPFSCCLQDAQEAVINTMCGQGMQAMGYLEASAFIYTNGCIDTLVNWIHSNLFLLGGIALGLAVPQLVGILLAQILINQIRDQIKLQLYNQQHRADPWY from the exons ATggcgaggcgggcggcgggcggccgcggtCCCCACGGGGACGATTTCTCCTTCGTCAGCCCGGCGGTGAAGTACGTCCTCTTCTTCTTCAACATGCTCTTCTGG ATGATCTCAATGGTGATGGTGGCAGTGGGGGTCTACGCCCGGCTACTGAAGCACGCAG AGGCGGCGCTGGCCTGCCTGGCGGTGGACCCTGCCATCCTGCTGGTCGTGGTCGGCGTCCTCACCTTCCTCATCACCTTCTGCGGCTGCGTGGGCTCCTTGCGGGAGAACATCTGCCTGCTCCAGACG TTCTCCATCTGCCTGACCATCGTCTTCCTCCTGCAGCTGGCCGCTGGCGTGCTGGGCTTTGTCTTCTCCGATAAG GCACGCGGGAAGGTCAGCGAGATCATCAACGGTGCCATCGTGCATTACCGGGATGACCTGGACCTGCAGAACCTCATCGACTTTGGGCAGAAGGAG TTCAGCTGCTGCGGCGGCGTCTCCTACAAGGACTGGTCCCAGAACATGTACTTCAACTGCACCGCCGCCAACCCCAGCCGGGAGCGGTGCTCcgtccccttctcctgctgcctgcaggacgcCCAGGAG gctGTCATCAACACCATGTGCGGGCAGGGCATGCAGGCCATGGGCTACCTGGAGGCCAGCGCCTTCATCTACACCAACGGCTGCATCGACACCCTGGTCAACTGGATCCACAGCAACCTCTTCCTGCTGGGGGGCATCGCCCTGGGACTGGCCGTCCCCCAG CTGGTGGGCATCCTGCTGGCTCAGATCCTCATCAACCAGATCAGAGACCAGATCAAGCTCCAGCTCTACAACCAGCAGCACCGGGCAGACCCCTGGTACTGA
- the TSPAN33 gene encoding tetraspanin-33 isoform X2: MARRAAGGRGPHGDDFSFVSPAVKYVLFFFNMLFWMISMVMVAVGVYARLLKHAEAALACLAVDPAILLVVVGVLTFLITFCGCVGSLRENICLLQTFSICLTIVFLLQLAAGVLGFVFSDKARGKVSEIINGAIVHYRDDLDLQNLIDFGQKEFSCCGGVSYKDWSQNMYFNCTAANPSRERCSVPFSCCLQDAQEPLCVPSLPGCHQHHVRAGHAGHGLPGGQRLHLHQRLHRHPGQLDPQQPLPAGGHRPGTGRPPAGGHPAGSDPHQPDQRPDQAPALQPAAPGRPLVLSPGALWQCQCPSLRLSPQRGSGSGSWDLNSDFPNPGSVGRAEGALLQKREVGVDCGRPHPCAVDALLRRATLGTLCLRQPAREQGCAVLLRPFLGTEPAPVNCCLSVRPSVRPGGPRAGLHLDVLPMSSCAGDLSVRPSVHRAAFARGKAGPRTGDVSPNRWVSPTPLAPLGTSDGFTHQPGAGTITRVAALEEDGPRGCPAQG, encoded by the exons ATggcgaggcgggcggcgggcggccgcggtCCCCACGGGGACGATTTCTCCTTCGTCAGCCCGGCGGTGAAGTACGTCCTCTTCTTCTTCAACATGCTCTTCTGG ATGATCTCAATGGTGATGGTGGCAGTGGGGGTCTACGCCCGGCTACTGAAGCACGCAG AGGCGGCGCTGGCCTGCCTGGCGGTGGACCCTGCCATCCTGCTGGTCGTGGTCGGCGTCCTCACCTTCCTCATCACCTTCTGCGGCTGCGTGGGCTCCTTGCGGGAGAACATCTGCCTGCTCCAGACG TTCTCCATCTGCCTGACCATCGTCTTCCTCCTGCAGCTGGCCGCTGGCGTGCTGGGCTTTGTCTTCTCCGATAAG GCACGCGGGAAGGTCAGCGAGATCATCAACGGTGCCATCGTGCATTACCGGGATGACCTGGACCTGCAGAACCTCATCGACTTTGGGCAGAAGGAG TTCAGCTGCTGCGGCGGCGTCTCCTACAAGGACTGGTCCCAGAACATGTACTTCAACTGCACCGCCGCCAACCCCAGCCGGGAGCGGTGCTCcgtccccttctcctgctgcctgcaggacgcCCAGGAG cccctctgtgtcccctccctcccaggctGTCATCAACACCATGTGCGGGCAGGGCATGCAGGCCATGGGCTACCTGGAGGCCAGCGCCTTCATCTACACCAACGGCTGCATCGACACCCTGGTCAACTGGATCCACAGCAACCTCTTCCTGCTGGGGGGCATCGCCCTGGGACTGGCCGTCCCCCAG CTGGTGGGCATCCTGCTGGCTCAGATCCTCATCAACCAGATCAGAGACCAGATCAAGCTCCAGCTCTACAACCAGCAGCACCGGGCAGACCCCTGGTACTGAGTCCCGGCGCATTGTGGCAGTGCCAGTGTCCATCCCTGCGTCTGTCCCCGCAGCGTGGCAGTGGCTCAGGGAGCTGGGACCTCAACAGTGACTTTCCAAACCCTGGATCCGTAGGAAGAGCCGAAGGGGCTTTGCTGCAAAAGAGGGAGGTTGGAGTGGACTGTGGACGCCCACATCCGTGTGCGGTGGATGCTCTGCTGCGGAGAGCGACGCTGGGGACTCTGTGCCTTCGGCAGCCGGCGCGAGAACAGGGGTGTGCCGTGCTGCTGCGCCCTTTTTTGGGGACCGAACCAGCCCCGGTGaactgctgtctgtctgtccgtccgtccgtccgtcctgGGGGACCGAGAGCTGGTTTGCACTTGGACGTCCTTCCCATGTCTTCTTGTGCTGGAgatctgtctgtccgtccgtccgtgcACCGAGCTGCCTTCGCCCGGGGCAAGGCTGGCCCCAGGACTGGGGATGTCTCCCCCAATCGCTGGGTGTCACCAACCCCGTTGGCTCCACTGGGGACATCCGATGGCTTCACTCACCAGCCGGGAGCAGGAACCATCACCCGTGTGGCCGCCCTGGAAGAAGACGGGCCAAGAGGATGTCCTGCCCAGGGCTGA